Part of the Nitrospirota bacterium genome is shown below.
CGTCATGGATTAAAATTAAATCCTTATCTCCCCTCCCTTGTCGGAGCGACCCTTCGCGGAGACCCGCTTCGGGACGGGAGGGGATGAAGGGGAGGGTGTTAATATTATCATTTGCTATCAGGCACAGCGCATTATAAACAGAATCCTGCCGCTCTTTTCCGCCCATGGCTATACGTTTTACCTTATTGATATGATAAGTCTGAATCAATTTATGCGTCTTGCCTATATCCTCTTTCCCAATGACCGGAATAATCTCTGTGATGGATTTAACGCTGTTAAGCCTCTTTAACGTGTGAATCAGAAGAGGGACTCCTAAACAATCAACAAATGTTTTTTTTTGAGAAGCGCCTAACCGCCTGCCTATGCCTGCCGCAGGGACTATTGCAATTATCCTGCCGGAAACTAACGACGCTTTGCGTGTTATGTTTTTAGCCATTATTAATGTTTTGCCATTCTCAGTTCTTCCCTGTCAAAATCCTCTTTGAGCTTTGTGAATATCATCCTTCCGCTGGTGGTCTGAAGCACGCTCGTTACAGTAACGTCTATATTTTTATTTATCAATCTCCTTGCATTATCAATAACAACCATGGTCCCGTCCTCAAGGTAGGCAACGCCCTGATTGGACTCCTTGCCTTCTTTGATTATAAA
Proteins encoded:
- a CDS encoding 2-C-methyl-D-erythritol 4-phosphate cytidylyltransferase; protein product: MAKNITRKASLVSGRIIAIVPAAGIGRRLGASQKKTFVDCLGVPLLIHTLKRLNSVKSITEIIPVIGKEDIGKTHKLIQTYHINKVKRIAMGGKERQDSVYNALCLIANDNINTLPFIPSRPEAGLREGSLRQGRGDKDLILIHDGARPFVTAELIKKLLSEIQGNKSIDGVIPGIPVKDTIKEAGDDGIILSTKKREKLRAIQTPQVFRYGALRKAYDRAQKTGFYATDDAALVEKTGGKIKIILGHPYNIKVTTPEDMGMVEYLLSKSPIKI